A stretch of the Chlamydia pecorum E58 genome encodes the following:
- the tuf gene encoding elongation factor Tu, producing the protein MSKETFQRNKPHINIGTIGHVDHGKTTLTAAITRALSGDGLADFRDYSSIDNTPEEKARGITINASHVEYETPNRHYAHVDCPGHADYVKNMITGAAQMDGAILVVSATDGAMPQTKEHILLARQVGVPYIVVFLNKTDMISPEDAELVDLVEMELSELLEEKGYKGCPIIRGSALKALEGDASYIEKIRELMQAVDDNIPTPEREVDKPFLMPIEDVFSISGRGTVVTGRIERGVVKVSDKVQIVGLGETKETIVTGVEMFRKELPEGRAGENVGLLLRGIGKNDVERGMVVCLPNSVKPHTKFKSAVYVLQKEEGGRHKPFFSGYRPQFFFRTTDVTGVVTLPEGVEMVMPGDNVELDVELICPVALEEGMRFAIREGGRTIGAGTISKIIA; encoded by the coding sequence ATGTCGAAAGAAACTTTTCAACGTAATAAGCCTCACATTAACATAGGGACTATTGGGCACGTTGACCACGGAAAAACTACGCTAACTGCAGCAATTACGAGAGCGCTTTCAGGTGATGGGTTGGCAGATTTTCGCGATTATAGTTCGATTGACAACACCCCTGAGGAAAAGGCTCGTGGTATTACCATTAACGCATCTCACGTAGAATATGAAACACCTAATCGGCATTATGCTCACGTAGATTGTCCAGGTCACGCAGATTATGTAAAAAATATGATTACAGGTGCTGCTCAGATGGATGGGGCCATTTTGGTTGTGTCTGCTACAGATGGGGCTATGCCTCAAACAAAAGAGCATATCCTTCTTGCGAGACAAGTTGGTGTTCCCTATATCGTTGTTTTCCTTAACAAAACTGATATGATTTCTCCTGAGGATGCAGAGCTTGTAGATCTTGTTGAAATGGAGTTGTCAGAGCTTCTTGAGGAAAAAGGGTATAAAGGGTGTCCTATTATCCGAGGTTCTGCTTTAAAAGCTTTGGAGGGAGATGCTTCCTATATTGAGAAAATTCGCGAATTAATGCAGGCGGTTGATGATAACATCCCTACTCCAGAAAGAGAAGTTGATAAACCTTTCTTAATGCCTATTGAGGATGTTTTCTCTATTTCCGGTCGTGGTACAGTTGTTACTGGGCGTATTGAGCGTGGTGTTGTTAAAGTTTCTGATAAAGTTCAAATTGTGGGATTAGGAGAAACTAAAGAGACCATCGTAACTGGGGTTGAAATGTTTAGAAAAGAGCTTCCAGAGGGGCGCGCTGGAGAAAACGTTGGTCTTTTGCTTCGTGGTATTGGTAAAAATGATGTTGAAAGAGGAATGGTTGTTTGCTTGCCAAATAGCGTAAAACCTCACACGAAATTCAAATCTGCTGTTTACGTTTTGCAAAAAGAAGAGGGTGGTCGTCATAAGCCGTTCTTTAGTGGATATAGACCTCAGTTCTTTTTCCGCACTACAGATGTCACAGGTGTTGTAACTCTTCCTGAGGGAGTAGAAATGGTTATGCCTGGGGATAATGTTGAGCTTGATGTAGAGCTTATCTGTCCTGTAGCTCTTGAAGAGGGGATGAGATTTGCTATTCGAGAAGGCGGTCGAACGATCGGTGCTGGGACTATCTCGAAAATCATTGCTTAG
- the infA gene encoding translation initiation factor IF-1 has product MAKKEDTIVLDGKVEELLPGMHFRVLLENGVSVTAHLCGKMRMSNIRLLVGDRVTVEMSAYDLTKARVVYRHR; this is encoded by the coding sequence ATGGCAAAAAAAGAAGATACTATTGTGCTTGACGGTAAGGTGGAGGAACTTCTCCCAGGAATGCATTTTCGTGTATTACTCGAAAATGGCGTGTCAGTTACAGCTCATTTATGTGGAAAAATGCGTATGAGCAATATTCGCTTGCTGGTGGGAGACCGTGTTACTGTTGAAATGTCTGCGTATGATCTTACAAAGGCTAGAGTTGTCTATAGGCATCGTTAA
- a CDS encoding SufE family protein — MESVCPLQHAGCLKKQHALIQKFFSNSCSKEFLYQKLMEKPLHQGIFDEKQIKKENLVLGCQSDLYLYEVYEEGRLFFFTYTEALISSGIAKLFCHVYSGENPYTILTCKPIFFQQLSKYLSLGRITGGESLYLKMKQIACRYLKTPLPLS; from the coding sequence ATGGAGTCAGTTTGCCCTCTTCAACATGCTGGCTGTTTAAAAAAGCAGCATGCGTTAATTCAAAAATTTTTTTCAAATTCTTGCAGTAAAGAGTTTCTTTATCAAAAGCTGATGGAGAAGCCCCTTCATCAAGGTATTTTTGATGAAAAACAGATAAAAAAGGAGAACCTTGTTCTTGGCTGCCAGAGCGATCTTTATCTCTATGAAGTATATGAAGAGGGGCGGTTATTTTTTTTTACGTATACTGAAGCTCTGATCTCCTCAGGAATTGCCAAGTTATTTTGTCACGTGTATTCAGGGGAGAATCCCTACACGATTTTAACGTGTAAGCCGATATTTTTTCAGCAGCTTAGCAAATATCTTTCTTTGGGGAGAATCACTGGAGGAGAATCTCTCTATCTCAAAATGAAGCAAATTGCTTGCCGTTATTTAAAAACGCCCTTACCGCTTAGCTAA
- a CDS encoding ribose-phosphate diphosphokinase, with the protein MKDLPIIFSGSSNVKLAQDLCRELHIDLGRMEIIQFPDREICIEILEEVRGNHVFIVQSIVGEPNHFLCELLIIIDAIKRSSAKSITAVIPYLGYCRQDRKNKPGTPITAKLIAKMLSTAGITNLITCDLHSDQIEGFFETNVDHIHCQELFQEPIKTLIGKDSIVVAPDIGSIKIAERMAKFLDTQFAVIKKERINPFDVRMTLIGDISRPNVLIIDDLCSTANTLVEAASLCKQLGAKKVVAAVTHGLFVGDAIQKIENSILERLFVTDTVKLHNSSACIHTVSIAPILAAAIRKFI; encoded by the coding sequence ATGAAAGATCTTCCCATAATATTTTCAGGTTCTTCTAACGTAAAGCTTGCTCAAGATCTTTGTCGGGAGCTACACATAGATCTCGGAAGAATGGAAATCATACAATTCCCTGACAGGGAAATTTGTATAGAAATTCTTGAGGAGGTTCGAGGGAATCATGTGTTTATTGTGCAATCTATCGTTGGGGAGCCAAATCATTTCCTTTGTGAATTGCTTATCATTATCGATGCGATAAAAAGATCCTCAGCAAAGAGTATCACAGCAGTGATTCCCTATCTTGGTTATTGCCGTCAAGATCGGAAAAATAAACCAGGAACTCCAATCACAGCGAAACTTATTGCAAAGATGCTTTCTACTGCTGGGATTACCAACCTCATTACATGTGATCTTCACTCTGATCAGATAGAAGGATTTTTCGAAACCAACGTGGATCATATTCATTGCCAAGAGCTGTTCCAAGAGCCCATTAAAACTCTTATCGGAAAAGATAGTATCGTGGTTGCTCCAGATATTGGAAGTATCAAAATTGCAGAGAGAATGGCGAAATTTCTAGATACACAGTTTGCTGTCATTAAAAAGGAACGCATCAATCCCTTTGATGTGCGCATGACCTTAATAGGAGACATCTCTCGTCCCAATGTTCTCATCATTGATGACTTATGCTCCACAGCAAATACTTTAGTTGAAGCCGCAAGCTTATGTAAACAGTTAGGAGCGAAGAAAGTTGTCGCAGCAGTGACCCACGGTTTGTTTGTAGGGGACGCTATCCAGAAAATCGAAAATAGTATTTTAGAGCGCCTTTTTGTTACAGATACCGTCAAATTACACAACTCTTCAGCTTGCATACACACAGTATCAATAGCTCCAATATTGGCTGCAGCGATTAGAAAATTTATTTAA
- the kynU gene encoding kynureninase: MIEKLKQYHDEAISLDSLDPLQKFKECFTLPKEPGALYFCSNSLGLPAKAASQKLEEQLQRWSELGARGWFEGEGNWYNSLEEPIVRPLSKILGAESNEVTLMNSLTVNLHMLLISFYRPTKMRYKILIDGPAFPSDLYAIKSHLRFHKKEEGLILIEPRPGEHLVQEEDFLRVIKKQGEEIALVFLNCVNFLSGQVLKVDEITRYAKEAGCCVGYDLAHAAGNIPLSLHDLGGDFAVGCSYKYLCGGPGGPGIAYVHASHHHQQFVRFSGWWGNDPNTRFYFPKEFVPYGGASSWQVSTPSILAKLPLIAALEVFEEAGMENIREKSKKQTAFLYTLLENARGTHFDMITPKEPELRGCQLSLRIKCSRSEEILRKLERLGITCDFRSPNILRVAPSPLYTSFYEIYRFAYTFLEVLKTI, translated from the coding sequence ATGATAGAAAAGCTTAAACAATATCATGATGAGGCTATCTCTCTAGATAGCCTGGATCCCTTACAGAAATTTAAAGAGTGTTTTACTCTTCCTAAAGAGCCTGGCGCACTGTATTTCTGTAGCAACTCTCTAGGCCTTCCTGCAAAAGCAGCTTCTCAGAAGTTAGAAGAGCAGCTACAGCGTTGGTCAGAGCTTGGAGCTAGAGGATGGTTTGAAGGGGAAGGGAATTGGTATAACTCTCTAGAGGAACCTATAGTAAGGCCTCTCTCAAAGATCCTAGGTGCAGAGTCTAACGAAGTTACCTTGATGAATAGTCTGACGGTAAATTTACATATGCTTTTAATTTCGTTTTATCGGCCTACAAAGATGAGGTATAAAATCCTAATAGATGGGCCAGCGTTTCCCTCAGATCTTTATGCAATCAAGAGTCATCTTCGCTTCCATAAGAAAGAAGAAGGATTAATTCTTATAGAGCCTCGACCTGGAGAACATCTAGTGCAGGAGGAGGATTTCCTGAGAGTGATTAAAAAACAGGGAGAGGAAATTGCGCTTGTATTTTTAAATTGCGTAAATTTTTTATCAGGGCAAGTTCTGAAAGTTGATGAGATTACGCGATATGCAAAGGAAGCAGGCTGCTGCGTGGGTTATGATCTTGCCCATGCTGCTGGAAATATTCCACTAAGTCTCCATGATTTAGGAGGAGATTTTGCTGTAGGCTGCTCTTACAAATACCTATGTGGAGGGCCAGGAGGGCCAGGAATTGCCTATGTGCATGCTTCACATCACCATCAGCAATTTGTACGTTTTAGCGGATGGTGGGGGAATGATCCTAACACGCGATTTTATTTTCCAAAAGAGTTTGTCCCTTATGGAGGGGCTTCCAGCTGGCAAGTTAGTACACCATCGATTCTTGCAAAGCTACCTTTGATTGCTGCTTTGGAGGTATTTGAAGAGGCTGGGATGGAAAATATAAGAGAAAAATCAAAGAAACAAACGGCATTTTTATATACGTTACTAGAAAATGCCAGAGGGACGCATTTTGATATGATTACCCCAAAAGAACCAGAACTCAGAGGATGTCAACTCTCTTTACGAATAAAATGTAGCCGTAGCGAGGAGATCTTAAGGAAATTAGAGAGATTGGGGATCACTTGTGATTTTAGATCTCCAAATATTTTGAGGGTCGCACCATCTCCTCTATACACCTCCTTTTATGAAATCTATCGGTTTGCTTACACATTTTTGGAGGTCTTAAAAACCATATGA